In the genome of Palaemon carinicauda isolate YSFRI2023 chromosome 15, ASM3689809v2, whole genome shotgun sequence, one region contains:
- the LOC137653891 gene encoding uncharacterized protein, with translation IGGGGIVGGGGGGVGIGGGGGFPQGIGGGVTDIISSNGDPLSGLYGTPDGGGVGVGGGGTCNPNVQISVVTSVRLVPTTLISTRTRAIPTTVFQQITQTSIFPTTFVRTQVVTSAAQPIIQTSTQVLTQTQYVTRARIITDTQYLTQTSIQRVTETSVQTRFQVTTTTRVQVVTKTEVNNQIQTQFQTQVITETQTEQVTRSVTVPRFFTQTLTSYYPVTDTVTATRTIQRVVTAFQTITAQGQCTATGGQGQQGYNYNNPNGF, from the exons ataggaggaggaggaatagtaggaggaggaggaggaggagtaggaataGGAGGAGGTGGAGGCTTTCCTCAAGGAATTGGCGGGGGTGTAACAGAC ATCATCTCATCGAACGGCGACCCCTTGAGCGGACTATACGGAACTCCCGACGGAGGTGGGGTCGGCGTAGGCGGCGGAGGCACGTGCAACCCTAACGTGCAGATCTCCGTGGTGACCTCCGTGCGACTCGTGCCCACGACACTCATCAGCACGAGAACTAGAGCCATCCCGACGACGGTCTTCCAGCAGATCACACAGACCAGCATCTTCCCGACGACATTCGTCAGGACGCAGGTGGTCACGTCTGCAGCGCAGCCCATCATTCAGACGTCGACGCAG GTACTCACGCAGACGCAATACGTGACCCGGGCTAGGATCATCACCGACACCCAATATTTGACCCAGACATCAATCCAGAGGGTCACGGAAACATCAGTGCAGACGAGGTTTCAGGTCACCACCACGACTAGAGTTCAGGTCGTCACAAAGACGGAAGTAAATAATCAG atCCAGACACAGTTCCAGACCCAGGTCATCACGGAAACGCAAACGGAGCAAGTGACGAGATCAGTGACGGTTCCCCGTTTCTTCACGCAGACTCTGACCTCCTACTACCCTGTAACAGACACTGTCACGGCCACCAGAACAATACAGAGGGTGGTAACAGCCTTCCAGACCATCACAGCGCAGGGCCAATGCACTGCTACAGGCGGTCAGGGGCAGCAAGGATATAATTATAACAATCCGAATGGTTTCTAG